Proteins from a genomic interval of Gammaproteobacteria bacterium:
- the hrpB gene encoding ATP-dependent helicase HrpB, translating to MPASLPIEVTLPELRTALATHPAAVLQAPPGAGKTTLVPLALLDEPWLQGRSIVMLEPRRLAARAAAARMADLLGEKVGHTVGYRIRFDSQISRQTRIEVLTEGILTRRLQSDPALEGVGLVIFDEFHERNLNADLALALCIDSQRGLRDDLKVLVMSATLDTEGVAKLLNNAPIITSMGRSFPVTVNYLPRDPESRTPETVATAVRRALYEQQGDVLAFLPGGGEIRRTQRLLEADPACAEVRIHPLYGDLPKEAQDRAIRPDSSGQRKVVLATSIAETSLTIEGIVSVVDSGFARVPRFDPNSGLTRLDTVRVSRASAEQRAGRGGRLGPGHCYRLWSESTQRGLQAQTIPEILTADLAPLALDLAQWGVRNAADLAWLDPPPPGALAQARQLLIELGALDDKGLITPSGQAMAALPAHPRLAHLLLEGNKLGLGALACDISALLAERDILTNDYPQGDKNQSRKRTCDLLERVEAIMAFRKRGRAGAQSYGADPYACERIEQAASQWRRQLNIKQPAPSRDGPVSREAGSRERPNASDEEVGLLLALAYPDRIAAQREANTGRYLLANGRGARLACEDHLIKYTYLVAAQMDAGKIESIIHLAAPVTVQALRKHLAGRIQTQDVVRWDSQQQAIIARREERTGELVLASQTLTKASPEALRKAMLEGVRRLGLEALPWTRETREWQTRVLSLRHWCPEEGWPDVSDAQLDATLEDWLEPYLDGITRRDHLTRLDLPAILQNTLDWTQRTRLDEGAPTHLTVPSGSRLRLQYTPGESPVLAVKLQEMFGLADTPRVAWGRVPVTLHLLSPAQNPIQVTQDLRGFWERTYTEVKKELKGRYPKHPWPDDPWNAEPTARRKPRPR from the coding sequence ATGCCCGCCTCCTTACCTATCGAAGTAACCCTCCCCGAGTTGCGCACCGCGCTCGCCACGCATCCCGCAGCCGTGCTGCAAGCCCCGCCCGGCGCGGGCAAAACCACGCTGGTGCCACTCGCACTCCTTGATGAACCCTGGCTGCAAGGCCGCTCGATCGTGATGCTCGAACCACGTCGTCTTGCGGCACGGGCGGCAGCGGCGCGCATGGCAGATTTGCTGGGCGAAAAGGTGGGGCACACCGTGGGTTACCGCATTCGCTTCGACAGCCAGATCTCACGCCAGACGCGCATTGAGGTGCTCACCGAGGGCATACTCACCCGCCGCCTGCAAAGCGATCCGGCGCTGGAGGGGGTAGGACTGGTGATCTTCGATGAGTTTCACGAGCGCAATCTCAACGCTGATCTCGCGCTGGCGCTGTGCATCGACAGCCAGCGCGGCCTGCGCGACGATTTGAAGGTGCTGGTGATGTCAGCCACGCTCGATACCGAAGGCGTCGCCAAGCTATTAAATAACGCACCCATTATCACCAGCATGGGGCGTAGCTTTCCAGTGACAGTCAACTACCTGCCCCGCGACCCGGAAAGCAGAACGCCCGAGACCGTAGCCACCGCAGTGCGCCGTGCCTTATACGAGCAACAAGGCGACGTGCTGGCCTTTCTTCCAGGTGGCGGCGAGATCCGGCGCACACAGCGATTATTGGAAGCCGATCCCGCCTGCGCAGAGGTCCGTATCCATCCCCTCTATGGCGACCTGCCGAAAGAGGCACAGGACCGGGCAATCCGGCCGGATTCCAGCGGCCAGCGCAAGGTGGTGTTAGCTACCTCCATCGCCGAAACCAGCCTGACTATCGAGGGCATCGTCAGCGTAGTGGATAGCGGTTTCGCGCGCGTACCGCGCTTCGACCCGAACAGCGGCCTAACAAGACTCGACACTGTGCGCGTATCACGTGCGTCAGCCGAGCAACGCGCCGGACGCGGCGGACGCCTCGGGCCAGGTCACTGCTACCGGCTGTGGAGCGAATCCACCCAGCGCGGACTGCAGGCCCAGACCATACCGGAAATACTCACCGCAGACCTCGCCCCGCTGGCACTGGATCTTGCACAATGGGGGGTGCGTAATGCGGCAGACCTGGCGTGGCTGGACCCACCCCCGCCCGGCGCGCTGGCTCAGGCGCGGCAGTTGCTCATCGAGCTGGGCGCGCTGGATGACAAGGGCTTGATCACCCCCTCCGGCCAGGCAATGGCCGCGTTGCCCGCGCACCCACGTCTCGCTCACCTGCTGCTGGAGGGCAACAAGCTGGGATTGGGCGCGCTGGCCTGCGATATATCAGCTCTACTAGCCGAGCGCGACATTCTCACCAACGACTACCCTCAAGGGGACAAGAACCAGAGTCGTAAACGCACCTGCGACCTACTGGAGCGCGTCGAAGCGATAATGGCATTCCGCAAACGCGGCAGGGCCGGTGCGCAATCCTATGGGGCAGACCCTTATGCCTGTGAACGCATCGAACAGGCGGCCAGCCAGTGGCGGCGACAGCTGAATATCAAACAACCTGCGCCGTCCAGGGACGGACCAGTGTCGCGGGAGGCAGGAAGCCGGGAGCGACCAAACGCCAGCGACGAAGAGGTAGGCCTACTCTTGGCTCTCGCCTATCCAGACCGCATCGCCGCGCAGCGTGAAGCCAACACTGGGCGCTACCTGCTCGCCAATGGCCGTGGTGCGCGCCTGGCATGCGAGGATCATCTGATCAAATACACCTACCTGGTAGCCGCGCAGATGGATGCAGGAAAAATCGAAAGCATAATCCACCTCGCCGCGCCAGTCACTGTGCAGGCGTTGCGCAAACATCTCGCGGGACGAATACAAACACAAGACGTAGTGCGCTGGGACAGCCAGCAGCAAGCCATCATCGCGCGGCGCGAAGAACGAACTGGAGAACTCGTGCTCGCCAGCCAAACGCTGACAAAAGCCAGCCCAGAGGCGTTACGCAAAGCCATGCTTGAAGGTGTGCGCCGTCTCGGACTGGAAGCATTGCCCTGGACACGCGAAACCAGAGAATGGCAAACGCGGGTACTATCGTTGCGCCACTGGTGCCCAGAGGAAGGCTGGCCGGACGTGAGCGACGCACAGCTTGATGCAACACTGGAAGACTGGCTGGAGCCATACCTCGACGGCATCACCCGCCGCGACCATCTGACCCGCCTCGACCTGCCGGCAATATTGCAAAACACGCTGGACTGGACGCAGCGCACCCGCCTCGACGAAGGCGCGCCCACCCACCTCACCGTGCCCAGCGGATCGCGCCTGCGCCTGCAATATACCCCCGGCGAATCGCCGGTGCTGGCGGTGAAACTGCAAGAAATGTTCGGCCTCGCCGACACACCGCGCGTGGCCTGGGGACGTGTGCCGGTAACCCTGCACCTGCTCTCCCCGGCACAAAACCCCATCCAGGTAACACAAGACCTGCGCGGCTTCTGGGAACGCACCTACACCGAAGTAAAAAAAGAACTCAAAGGCCGCTACCCCAAACACCCCTGGCCGGATGACCCGTGGAACGCCGAACCTACGGCACGCAGAAAACCTAGGCCCCGCTGA
- a CDS encoding SGNH/GDSL hydrolase family protein, which yields MIKTSLLVRVFGLLLLFSPPFASALPYNSLYVFGDSLSDNGNAYLLTGGVIPPSPPYAQQFSNGPVAVENLAAALGVGLSPSVLGGTNYAVGGATTGAASFIPPLNGTGISSQISDFTSTPPSFDPAQSLFVVWGGPNDFFLNPTTAAIAPAMTNLENAITALAGIGAQHILVPNMPDLGLTPFGLSLGAAGSTGLTALSHGFNQGLAQMLGSLGQSLPVDIIAFDTFALLSEVRLNPSAYGLTNISEQCLGNPACTDPNTFLFWDGVHPTTSGHAILGERFATAVPEPSIVVLLLAGLTVIFMLRRREVKVLV from the coding sequence ATGATCAAAACCAGCCTGCTTGTCCGTGTCTTTGGCTTGTTGCTGTTATTCTCGCCACCCTTCGCTTCCGCGCTGCCTTACAACAGTCTTTATGTCTTCGGCGACAGTCTTTCCGATAATGGAAATGCATACTTGTTGACAGGAGGCGTGATTCCGCCGAGTCCGCCGTATGCCCAACAGTTTTCCAACGGGCCGGTGGCGGTTGAAAATCTTGCTGCAGCACTCGGGGTCGGGCTTTCCCCTTCTGTTCTGGGCGGCACGAACTATGCGGTTGGCGGCGCCACTACAGGTGCCGCGAGCTTTATTCCCCCTTTAAACGGTACAGGCATCAGCTCCCAGATTTCGGATTTCACATCCACGCCGCCGTCGTTTGATCCAGCTCAAAGCCTATTTGTTGTGTGGGGCGGGCCAAATGATTTCTTTCTCAACCCGACCACCGCGGCAATTGCTCCTGCAATGACAAATTTGGAAAATGCCATAACGGCACTGGCGGGGATAGGGGCTCAACATATCCTGGTGCCTAACATGCCGGATCTGGGACTGACACCGTTTGGCCTTTCCCTGGGCGCGGCCGGTTCGACCGGCTTAACTGCATTGAGCCACGGTTTCAATCAGGGGCTGGCACAGATGCTTGGGTCGCTTGGTCAGTCACTGCCTGTCGATATCATAGCCTTCGATACCTTTGCTCTGCTGAGCGAGGTCCGACTTAACCCTTCCGCATACGGTCTTACGAATATCAGCGAACAATGCTTGGGCAATCCTGCATGTACAGACCCCAATACCTTTCTGTTTTGGGATGGCGTGCATCCGACCACAAGCGGTCATGCCATTCTTGGTGAAAGATTTGCTACTGCGGTACCAGAGCCGTCAATTGTAGTGTTGCTTCTAGCGGGCTTGACCGTGATCTTCATGCTACGTCGCCGAGAGGTGAAGGTTCTGGTATAG